From Halapricum desulfuricans, a single genomic window includes:
- a CDS encoding SDR family oxidoreductase → MTKTVLITGCSSGIGRATAEAFLEDEWTVYATARDEDDIADLDDAGCETAELDVTNAREVERVVDRIADEQGRIDCLVNNAGTAQFGPLEDVPTDALDDQFDVNVYGPHRLIRAVLPHMRDREEGRIINVSSVTGFLATPGEGAYSASKFALEGLSDALRNEVDQYGIEVVLVEPGPVATEFEQRVEASRDRLERSGAYEAIYGIQDDRAAIEASDTFGMAPEAVATTIKDAATVTDPDPRYPVGRLAKAATLARHLPDRARDRVWGLLRRVTSLRR, encoded by the coding sequence ATGACGAAGACGGTACTCATCACGGGGTGTTCGTCCGGAATCGGGCGCGCGACGGCCGAAGCGTTCCTCGAGGACGAATGGACGGTGTACGCGACTGCCCGCGACGAGGACGACATCGCGGATCTGGACGACGCCGGCTGTGAAACGGCCGAACTGGACGTGACGAACGCCCGCGAAGTCGAACGCGTCGTCGATCGGATCGCCGACGAGCAGGGGCGGATCGACTGTCTGGTCAACAACGCCGGGACGGCCCAGTTCGGCCCACTCGAAGACGTACCCACCGACGCTCTCGACGACCAGTTCGACGTCAACGTGTACGGCCCACACCGGCTGATCCGGGCGGTCCTGCCGCACATGCGCGACCGCGAAGAAGGGCGGATTATCAACGTCTCCAGCGTGACTGGCTTTCTCGCGACACCCGGCGAGGGTGCCTACAGCGCCTCGAAGTTCGCGCTGGAAGGGCTGAGCGACGCGCTCCGTAACGAGGTCGACCAGTACGGCATCGAGGTCGTGCTGGTCGAGCCCGGCCCGGTCGCGACCGAGTTCGAGCAGCGCGTCGAGGCGTCCCGCGACCGCCTGGAGCGCTCGGGCGCGTACGAGGCGATCTACGGGATCCAGGACGACCGCGCTGCGATCGAGGCCAGCGACACGTTCGGGATGGCGCCCGAGGCAGTGGCGACGACGATCAAAGACGCCGCGACAGTGACCGATCCGGATCCGCGATATCCGGTCGGTCGGCTCGCGAAGGCGGCGACGCTCGCCCGGCATTTGCCGGATCGAGCGCGCGACCGCGTCTGGGGACTGCTTCGCCGTGTGACGTCGCTACGACGGTGA
- a CDS encoding UPF0058 family protein — protein MKKQELIHLHGLLAQVQEHYEEHTGNVVEHDEYLDQGVRPTSIHKSKTDHKAAVFALADGLTSELESEVKEPVSASAD, from the coding sequence ATGAAGAAGCAGGAGCTCATTCACCTTCACGGCCTGCTCGCACAGGTACAGGAACATTACGAAGAACACACCGGAAACGTCGTCGAACACGACGAATATCTCGACCAGGGCGTTCGGCCGACATCGATTCACAAATCGAAGACAGACCACAAGGCAGCCGTCTTCGCCCTGGCCGACGGGCTCACCTCGGAACTCGAATCGGAAGTCAAAGAACCTGTTTCTGCGAGTGCGGACTGA
- a CDS encoding PDGLE domain-containing protein, which yields MSVREYWSRQWVRRALVVLVVLAFLAPVFGVAAERVGYTEPLEVAADETGASGSADPVISSPLPDYSVSGLPGPLGTLASALLGSAIVLVGMLALSRLLAREQ from the coding sequence ATGAGCGTTCGCGAGTACTGGTCCCGGCAGTGGGTCAGGCGCGCACTCGTGGTCCTCGTCGTGCTCGCGTTCCTCGCGCCCGTGTTCGGCGTCGCGGCCGAACGGGTCGGATACACCGAACCGCTCGAGGTGGCCGCCGACGAGACCGGCGCGTCCGGCTCCGCCGATCCTGTGATCAGCTCTCCGTTGCCGGATTACTCGGTGTCCGGACTGCCCGGACCGCTCGGGACGCTCGCGTCGGCACTGCTCGGTAGCGCGATCGTGTTGGTGGGTATGCTCGCGCTCAGCCGCCTGCTCGCCCGGGAACAGTGA
- a CDS encoding energy-coupling factor ABC transporter ATP-binding protein produces MDTVTRALDARAVSYSYPDGTSAIEAFDLTIEVGERVALVGPNGAGKSTLIQLLGGLIDPDSGSIAYFESETPADDLRDRIAVLPQQPDEYLFNSTVRDDLEYGPAQLSIPKAQARDRVDALAERLELTGLLDQPPFRLSGGEQRRAALASAVAVDPDLLLLDEPVADIDPAYRERILSLLEERSEDGDTQIVSTPNVDLVPHLADRVVLLDATGDVVADGPTEEILTDSSLLERCGLAAPTVTELFETAGAEELPLTVAEGAARLSDLLE; encoded by the coding sequence GTGGATACTGTGACGCGCGCTCTCGATGCTCGGGCGGTGTCCTACAGCTATCCCGACGGGACGAGCGCGATCGAGGCGTTCGACCTCACGATCGAGGTCGGCGAGCGGGTCGCGCTCGTCGGCCCGAACGGCGCCGGGAAGTCGACGCTGATCCAGCTACTCGGTGGGCTCATCGATCCCGACAGTGGCTCGATCGCGTACTTCGAATCGGAGACACCGGCCGACGACCTGCGCGATCGCATCGCTGTGCTGCCCCAACAACCCGACGAGTACCTGTTCAACTCGACGGTGCGGGACGATCTGGAGTACGGCCCGGCACAGCTATCGATCCCAAAAGCGCAGGCGCGTGATCGGGTCGACGCGCTCGCCGAGCGTCTCGAGCTGACGGGATTGCTCGATCAGCCACCGTTCCGGCTGAGCGGCGGCGAGCAGCGTCGCGCCGCGCTCGCCAGTGCCGTCGCGGTCGATCCGGACCTGCTGTTGCTGGACGAGCCGGTCGCGGACATCGACCCCGCATACCGCGAGCGTATCCTCTCGCTGCTCGAGGAGCGCTCCGAGGACGGTGACACACAGATCGTCTCGACGCCGAACGTCGATCTCGTCCCGCACCTCGCCGATCGGGTCGTACTTCTCGATGCGACCGGGGACGTTGTCGCCGACGGACCGACAGAGGAGATACTGACAGACAGTTCGTTGCTCGAACGGTGCGGTCTCGCGGCGCCGACCGTCACGGAACTCTTCGAGACGGCCGGTGCCGAGGAGCTACCGCTTACGGTTGCGGAGGGCGCCGCCCGGCTGTCTGATCTGCTTGAGTAG
- a CDS encoding DUF7546 family protein codes for MATHTSDWRDRLRPAPATARWALIVVNAELLVLWLWYLTTQPQFNSLLGVRYVLYPFVWINVGLWALVRTTPTPALSRRRALAGVLAAGYFLVLAYVGGLVGAGTHHTVAPSVALGTPPGFSPAVLYDGGLLKLTLIPYKLIGYLALAYLVYVTVIDAAGSAVTGVLGLFSCISCTWPIIAAAVTGTIGGGAAIAGAVYAGGYDLSVAVFVLTVGLLYWRPTR; via the coding sequence ATGGCCACGCATACCTCCGACTGGCGCGACCGGCTGCGACCCGCCCCCGCGACCGCGCGCTGGGCACTCATCGTCGTCAACGCCGAGTTGCTGGTCCTGTGGCTGTGGTACCTGACCACCCAGCCGCAGTTCAACTCCCTGCTGGGAGTGCGGTACGTCCTCTATCCGTTCGTCTGGATCAACGTCGGTCTGTGGGCGCTCGTCCGGACGACACCCACGCCCGCGCTGTCGCGTCGGCGTGCTCTCGCCGGCGTACTCGCGGCAGGGTACTTCCTGGTGCTGGCGTACGTCGGGGGACTGGTCGGGGCCGGGACCCACCACACAGTTGCGCCGAGCGTCGCGCTCGGGACGCCGCCTGGGTTCAGTCCGGCCGTACTGTACGACGGTGGACTCCTCAAGCTAACCCTCATTCCGTACAAGCTGATCGGCTACCTCGCGCTGGCGTATCTGGTCTACGTGACGGTCATCGACGCGGCTGGCTCGGCCGTCACGGGCGTGCTGGGGCTGTTCTCCTGTATCTCCTGCACGTGGCCGATCATCGCGGCCGCCGTCACGGGGACGATCGGCGGCGGTGCGGCGATCGCCGGCGCGGTCTACGCCGGTGGATACGACCTCTCGGTGGCCGTCTTCGTACTTACTGTGGGGTTGCTGTACTGGCGGCCGACGAGGTGA
- a CDS encoding energy-coupling factor ABC transporter permease, whose translation MHIPDGYVDLPIAAAFAVVAGVALAIAARRGGDRLEGSQAPLVGVTAAGIFAAQMLNWPLPIPGGTSAHFVGGAFAGIVLGPHLGVLAMSAVVVVQALLFGDGGLTVLGANLFNMAVVEVYVGYAIFRVGRRWNDVGAAFVAGWVAATAGAIGVAVQLGASAAFNYELLTVLAIMGGGHAVLGLIEGAITAVVYRAVVRSRPDVLPSATREVAA comes from the coding sequence ATGCACATTCCCGATGGGTACGTCGATCTGCCGATCGCGGCGGCGTTTGCGGTCGTCGCGGGTGTCGCGCTGGCGATCGCCGCACGCCGAGGCGGCGACAGACTCGAGGGGAGTCAGGCGCCGCTCGTCGGTGTGACCGCGGCCGGTATCTTCGCCGCGCAGATGCTGAACTGGCCGCTTCCCATCCCCGGTGGGACGAGCGCACATTTCGTCGGCGGCGCGTTCGCGGGGATCGTCCTCGGCCCGCATCTCGGCGTTCTCGCGATGAGCGCGGTCGTCGTCGTACAGGCGTTGCTGTTCGGCGACGGTGGTCTGACCGTTCTCGGCGCGAATCTGTTCAATATGGCCGTCGTCGAAGTGTACGTCGGCTATGCGATCTTCCGGGTCGGCCGGCGCTGGAACGACGTCGGCGCGGCGTTCGTAGCCGGATGGGTCGCCGCCACGGCAGGGGCGATCGGCGTCGCCGTCCAGCTCGGTGCGTCCGCGGCGTTCAACTACGAACTGCTCACGGTCCTGGCGATCATGGGCGGCGGACACGCCGTTCTCGGGCTCATCGAAGGGGCGATCACGGCCGTCGTCTACCGGGCTGTCGTCCGATCGCGGCCGGACGTCTTACCGAGTGCGACGCGGGAGGTGGCCGCATGA
- the coxB gene encoding cytochrome c oxidase subunit II, whose amino-acid sequence MTRNRAGVAAVLSGLLVVASQPALAQSTASSSTEEAIWGLNFELLAVAIPITILVEAILFYTVWRFRSSNVEEAKPTKENRRLEITWTIATAIVLLFVGIGAYGVLAQDDVSGQGEADMEVQVFAERYAWSFEYPDQNVSSNDQLVIPVNQTVKLNITSKDWLHAFHVPELGLKSDAFPEQSNYLVTTPQQTGTYQLYCAEYCGAGHSVMMSEVNVTTQEKYESWLAAQQDDAVENSTAE is encoded by the coding sequence ATGACGCGCAACCGTGCCGGGGTCGCCGCGGTGCTGTCGGGCCTGCTGGTCGTCGCCAGCCAGCCTGCGCTCGCTCAGTCGACCGCCAGCTCCTCGACGGAAGAGGCGATCTGGGGGCTGAACTTCGAGTTGCTCGCGGTCGCAATCCCGATCACGATCCTGGTCGAGGCGATCCTCTTTTACACCGTCTGGCGGTTCCGATCGAGCAACGTCGAGGAAGCCAAACCCACCAAGGAGAACCGCCGGCTCGAGATCACCTGGACGATCGCGACCGCGATCGTGCTGCTGTTCGTCGGGATCGGCGCCTACGGCGTGCTCGCCCAGGACGACGTGTCCGGTCAGGGAGAAGCGGACATGGAGGTGCAGGTGTTCGCCGAGCGATACGCCTGGAGCTTCGAGTATCCTGACCAGAACGTCTCCTCGAACGACCAACTGGTGATCCCGGTCAATCAGACGGTGAAGCTGAACATCACCTCGAAGGACTGGTTACACGCGTTCCACGTCCCCGAGCTTGGATTGAAATCCGACGCGTTCCCCGAACAGTCGAACTACCTCGTCACGACCCCACAGCAGACCGGCACCTACCAGCTCTACTGTGCGGAATACTGCGGTGCCGGCCACTCCGTCATGATGTCCGAAGTCAACGTGACGACCCAGGAGAAATACGAGTCCTGGCTCGCCGCACAGCAGGACGACGCGGTCGAGAACAGCACCGCAGAGTGA
- a CDS encoding heme o synthase encodes MGETDTRTFTALLAGTVIGVYALIVAGATAAIADAASACSAWPVCSQPPSLADPTLLIAWGHRVTALLVGLLVVLTAVVGWRVARRRRVKYALALALALFPVQVGVGAGVATTGGVGDLPAIHLGVAASIFGALVAALAWHLETGADDDQPVSTDPEPAPEPVGDLTVTRPSGVRDTVRAYVSLTKPRLMWLLSLVAAAGMALSAEGPIAFQTVLATLGGGVLAIGSSGTFNHVLERDVDRRMNRTADRPLTTEQVPVSRALAFGFVLGALSLGAFLTVNVLAAALGLVAIVFYSVVYTLVLKPNTVQNTVIGGLAGALPALIGSAAVTGTIGVPGLALALVIFLWTPAHFYNLALAYKDDYARAGFPMMPVVRGEATTRKHILWYLGATLLAATAVTALADLGVLVALTTVALGAVFLWMVVRLHRERTESAAFRAFHASNAYLGAFLVAIVIDAFAI; translated from the coding sequence GTGGGCGAGACAGACACACGTACCTTCACCGCACTGCTCGCCGGGACGGTAATCGGCGTCTACGCGCTGATCGTTGCCGGCGCAACAGCGGCGATCGCGGACGCGGCCAGTGCCTGCTCGGCCTGGCCGGTCTGTTCACAGCCGCCGTCGCTCGCCGATCCGACGCTGTTGATCGCCTGGGGCCACCGCGTGACCGCGCTACTGGTCGGGCTGCTCGTCGTCCTGACTGCCGTCGTCGGCTGGCGGGTCGCACGCCGCAGGCGCGTCAAGTACGCGCTGGCGCTGGCGCTCGCACTCTTCCCGGTGCAGGTCGGCGTCGGTGCCGGCGTCGCGACGACCGGGGGGGTCGGCGATCTGCCCGCGATTCACCTCGGCGTCGCGGCGTCGATCTTCGGGGCACTTGTCGCTGCGCTGGCGTGGCACCTCGAAACCGGCGCCGACGACGATCAACCGGTCTCGACGGATCCCGAGCCCGCGCCGGAACCGGTCGGCGACCTAACAGTGACACGACCGAGCGGGGTCAGGGATACGGTGCGTGCGTACGTCAGTCTAACCAAGCCGCGGCTGATGTGGCTGCTCAGCCTGGTCGCGGCGGCCGGGATGGCCCTCTCGGCGGAGGGGCCGATCGCGTTCCAGACGGTGCTGGCGACGCTCGGCGGCGGCGTGCTGGCGATCGGCTCCAGTGGCACGTTCAATCACGTCCTCGAACGGGACGTCGACCGGCGGATGAACCGCACCGCGGACCGGCCGCTGACGACCGAGCAGGTTCCGGTCTCGCGCGCGCTGGCGTTCGGGTTCGTACTCGGTGCACTGTCACTCGGTGCGTTCCTGACGGTCAACGTCCTCGCGGCGGCGCTGGGGCTGGTCGCGATCGTCTTCTACAGCGTCGTGTACACGCTCGTGTTGAAGCCCAATACGGTCCAGAACACCGTCATCGGCGGGCTGGCGGGCGCACTGCCGGCGCTGATCGGATCGGCGGCCGTCACGGGGACGATCGGGGTTCCCGGGCTGGCGCTCGCACTGGTGATCTTCCTGTGGACGCCCGCCCACTTCTACAATCTCGCGCTGGCGTACAAGGACGACTACGCCCGCGCCGGGTTCCCGATGATGCCCGTCGTCCGCGGGGAGGCGACAACCCGAAAGCACATCCTCTGGTACCTCGGGGCGACGCTGCTGGCGGCGACGGCCGTGACCGCGCTGGCGGACCTGGGTGTGCTCGTGGCTCTCACGACGGTCGCCCTCGGCGCGGTCTTCCTGTGGATGGTCGTCCGGTTGCACCGCGAACGGACCGAATCGGCGGCGTTTCGTGCCTTTCACGCCTCGAACGCGTATCTGGGTGCGTTCCTCGTCGCCATCGTGATCGACGCGTTCGCGATCTGA
- a CDS encoding ArsA family ATPase — MTDIDVEPVEEIDDAAVPAGVDAPEYVLYGGKGGVGKTTMAAATGLASARDDTATLIVSTDPAHSLSDTLETDIPDEPTKIREEIPLYAVEIDPENAFGENPLGVEDSLGPLSELLGDDVADPFGAAMPGTDEAAAMRLLIEYLDDERFDRVVVDTAPTGHTLRLLELPDVMETMVGRLIAFRERMSGVMESVTGMFGNDDEQLEEGLGDLRELSRRIEKLRAVLQDPDKTDFRVVMVPEELSVMESERLLTQLEEFGIPVGTIVVNRVMEDLTDVADIEADWFVSPNLDSCEFCKRRWDVQQQALQQSQDVFRGHDVKRVPLFADEVRGETLLRAVAACLD; from the coding sequence ATGACAGACATCGACGTCGAGCCGGTCGAGGAGATCGACGACGCGGCCGTGCCCGCCGGAGTCGACGCTCCCGAGTACGTCCTCTACGGGGGCAAAGGCGGCGTTGGGAAGACGACGATGGCCGCCGCGACGGGACTGGCGAGTGCCCGCGACGACACCGCGACGCTGATCGTCTCGACCGATCCGGCACACTCGCTGTCGGACACCCTCGAGACCGACATCCCGGACGAACCGACGAAGATCCGTGAGGAGATCCCGCTGTACGCCGTCGAGATCGATCCCGAGAACGCCTTCGGCGAGAACCCGCTCGGCGTCGAGGACAGCCTCGGCCCACTCTCGGAGCTGCTCGGCGACGACGTGGCCGATCCCTTCGGGGCCGCGATGCCCGGCACCGACGAGGCCGCGGCGATGCGCCTGCTGATCGAGTACCTCGACGACGAGCGGTTCGACCGCGTGGTCGTCGACACCGCGCCGACGGGCCACACCCTCAGATTGCTCGAACTCCCGGACGTGATGGAGACGATGGTCGGCCGCCTGATCGCCTTCCGCGAACGTATGAGCGGCGTGATGGAGTCGGTGACCGGTATGTTCGGAAACGATGACGAACAGCTCGAAGAGGGGCTGGGCGACCTGCGCGAGCTCAGCCGGCGGATCGAAAAGCTACGTGCAGTGCTGCAGGATCCCGACAAGACGGACTTCCGGGTCGTGATGGTGCCCGAAGAGCTCAGCGTGATGGAATCGGAGCGACTCCTGACCCAGCTCGAGGAGTTCGGCATTCCCGTCGGGACCATCGTCGTCAATCGCGTGATGGAGGATCTGACCGACGTCGCCGACATCGAGGCCGACTGGTTCGTCTCGCCGAACCTCGACAGCTGTGAGTTCTGCAAGCGCCGCTGGGACGTCCAGCAGCAGGCACTCCAGCAATCTCAGGACGTCTTCCGCGGTCACGACGTCAAGCGCGTCCCGCTGTTCGCCGACGAAGTGCGCGGCGAGACGCTCCTGCGGGCCGTCGCGGCCTGTCTGGACTAG
- a CDS encoding translation initiation factor IF-2 subunit beta: protein MDYDDMLDRAISETPDIDGGDERFDVPDPDVRQEGNVTVYENFQTTVDRLGREDDHVIKFLQNELGTSGHIDESGRARLTGSFSERRISEALDAYVDEFVLCSECGLPDTKIIREKGAVLLQCEACGARSSTSG, encoded by the coding sequence ATGGACTACGACGACATGCTCGATCGGGCGATTTCGGAGACGCCGGACATCGACGGCGGGGACGAGCGATTCGACGTTCCGGACCCGGACGTGCGACAGGAAGGAAACGTCACCGTATACGAGAACTTCCAGACGACGGTCGACCGCCTCGGGCGCGAGGACGACCACGTGATCAAGTTCCTCCAGAACGAGCTGGGTACCAGCGGCCACATCGACGAGAGCGGCCGCGCGCGACTGACGGGCAGTTTCAGCGAACGTCGGATCTCGGAGGCGCTCGACGCCTACGTCGATGAATTCGTCCTCTGCTCGGAGTGTGGTCTGCCGGACACGAAGATCATCCGCGAAAAGGGCGCAGTGCTCCTGCAGTGTGAGGCCTGCGGTGCGCGGTCCTCGACGAGCGGCTGA
- a CDS encoding glycerate kinase type-2 family protein: MIEDRDELARTPAHDLALSCIEAGIEAAQPERVIAEHVSVEGDTLRIVDTQYDLTAYDEIVLLGGGKAADVVARALGDVLDDRIDRGLVVTTDPVETAAVEVVEGAHPVPDERAREGAREILDRAREHGERALLLVPITGGGSALLPLPAGDVRLRDLQAITETLVESGAAIEEINAVRKHLSAIKGGGLAAAAAPATVVGLVFSDVVGDDPATIASGPTAPDATTYEDALAVLDQYDVDAPGPVVDHLEAGAAGERSETPSGELPHVDNHVLANAWTALSAAESVVADTDYEPVVLSSRIRGEATEAALSQVAIAEECRATGNPIEPPAVFLSGGEATVTVLGNGEGGPNLEFALRAGLALPEGVVCASVDTDGSDGATDAAGAIVDGETVADPMAARRALVENDAVSVLDDAGALLETGPTGTNVNDLRVLVVESDG, encoded by the coding sequence ATGATCGAGGACCGCGACGAACTGGCCCGAACGCCGGCACACGACCTCGCACTGTCCTGTATCGAGGCCGGGATCGAAGCCGCTCAGCCCGAGCGCGTCATCGCCGAACACGTCTCCGTAGAAGGCGACACACTCCGGATCGTCGATACCCAGTATGATCTCACCGCATACGACGAGATCGTCCTGCTCGGTGGCGGCAAAGCCGCCGACGTCGTCGCCCGGGCACTCGGTGACGTGCTCGACGACCGGATCGACCGCGGGCTGGTCGTGACGACTGACCCCGTCGAGACGGCGGCCGTCGAGGTCGTCGAGGGCGCACATCCCGTGCCGGACGAGCGAGCACGCGAGGGCGCTCGCGAGATTCTGGATCGCGCTCGCGAACACGGGGAGCGCGCCCTCTTGCTCGTGCCGATCACCGGCGGCGGGAGTGCCCTGCTCCCGCTGCCCGCGGGCGACGTCCGCCTTCGGGATCTGCAGGCGATCACGGAGACGCTCGTCGAGAGCGGCGCGGCGATCGAGGAGATCAACGCCGTCCGCAAGCACCTCTCGGCGATCAAAGGCGGTGGACTGGCAGCAGCCGCCGCGCCGGCGACGGTCGTCGGGCTGGTCTTCTCGGACGTGGTCGGCGACGACCCCGCGACGATCGCCTCCGGTCCGACCGCGCCGGACGCGACGACCTACGAGGACGCGCTCGCCGTGCTCGACCAGTACGACGTCGACGCGCCCGGGCCGGTGGTCGACCACCTGGAGGCCGGGGCGGCCGGCGAGCGATCGGAGACGCCCTCGGGCGAGTTACCACACGTCGACAACCACGTCCTCGCGAACGCGTGGACGGCGCTGTCGGCCGCCGAGAGCGTCGTCGCCGACACCGACTACGAACCTGTGGTCCTCTCCTCGCGGATCCGCGGGGAGGCGACGGAGGCGGCGCTCAGCCAGGTCGCCATCGCCGAGGAGTGTCGCGCGACCGGCAATCCAATCGAGCCGCCGGCCGTCTTCCTCTCGGGCGGGGAAGCGACGGTGACTGTCCTCGGCAACGGCGAGGGCGGACCGAACCTGGAGTTCGCGCTGCGGGCGGGGCTCGCCCTCCCCGAAGGCGTCGTCTGTGCGAGCGTCGACACGGACGGGTCGGACGGCGCGACCGACGCCGCGGGCGCGATCGTCGACGGCGAGACCGTCGCGGACCCGATGGCTGCCCGGCGCGCGCTGGTGGAAAACGACGCTGTCTCGGTGCTTGACGACGCCGGCGCGCTGCTCGAAACTGGACCGACGGGGACGAACGTCAACGATCTCCGGGTACTCGTGGTCGAGTCGGACGGCTAG
- a CDS encoding PadR family transcriptional regulator — MKWLQSGRRRDICVLLYGTDGRPAQKLKTALERHHDERIDPEQFYGALEALERLGHVESRTDGLSDVYELTEAGAEHVQAYAAWLDEQVGEYDEE, encoded by the coding sequence ATGAAGTGGCTCCAGAGCGGTCGACGCCGGGACATCTGTGTCCTGCTGTACGGGACTGACGGCCGTCCGGCACAGAAACTCAAGACGGCGCTCGAACGACATCACGACGAACGGATCGACCCCGAACAGTTCTACGGAGCGCTGGAGGCGCTCGAACGTCTGGGCCACGTCGAATCGCGGACTGACGGACTCAGCGACGTCTACGAACTCACCGAGGCAGGGGCCGAGCACGTCCAGGCATACGCGGCGTGGCTCGACGAGCAGGTCGGCGAATACGACGAGGAATAA
- the cbiQ gene encoding cobalt ECF transporter T component CbiQ, with protein MTVVDRTLEAVSERVQRLLEAEQMPQRDGFLQAVDPAIKIVGLFALIVVAVSIGVWPAQAVLLALVAGLTLGSRVSLATLARRIAIVPAASLAIVAPQLVLLSGNSVLGPITAEGVSYVVTFVLRVTVSVSLLSLLILTTRVADLLSGFRRLGVPELAISLVAITYRHLQVFFDELSRVVRARRSRTIVDRGAGQTWRESGSMLGSFLLRAFERGERVQRNARARGGTTMAAYPSDSDLSRADGVFVTMVATVVAARIGMWIL; from the coding sequence GTGACAGTCGTCGATCGGACGCTCGAAGCAGTCAGCGAGCGCGTCCAGCGACTGCTCGAAGCCGAACAGATGCCACAGCGGGACGGCTTCCTGCAGGCGGTCGATCCCGCTATCAAGATCGTCGGCCTGTTCGCGCTGATCGTCGTGGCGGTTTCGATCGGTGTCTGGCCCGCACAGGCCGTGCTGCTCGCCCTCGTGGCCGGCCTGACACTCGGCTCTCGCGTGTCTCTCGCCACGCTCGCCCGGCGAATCGCGATCGTCCCCGCCGCCTCGCTCGCCATCGTCGCACCGCAGCTCGTGCTGCTATCCGGCAACTCCGTTCTCGGGCCGATCACTGCCGAAGGCGTGTCGTACGTAGTGACGTTCGTCCTTCGAGTCACAGTGTCGGTCTCGCTGCTCTCGCTTTTGATCCTGACGACGCGAGTCGCCGATCTGCTTTCGGGGTTCCGACGGCTGGGGGTTCCCGAACTCGCGATCTCGCTCGTCGCGATCACGTACCGTCACCTCCAGGTCTTCTTCGACGAGCTGTCACGCGTCGTCAGGGCGCGGCGGAGTCGAACGATCGTCGACCGCGGCGCCGGCCAGACCTGGCGCGAGAGCGGGTCGATGCTCGGGTCGTTCCTGTTGCGTGCGTTCGAGCGCGGCGAGCGCGTCCAGCGGAACGCCCGCGCTCGCGGTGGCACGACGATGGCAGCGTATCCGTCCGACAGCGACTTGAGCCGCGCGGACGGCGTCTTCGTCACGATGGTCGCCACAGTCGTCGCCGCTCGGATCGGGATGTGGATACTGTGA
- a CDS encoding type II toxin-antitoxin system VapC family toxin, with protein sequence MSVLVDTGVLYADHDTDATRHESASHALDAVFDGRFGQPYVSDYIYDEVITLTLKRSGSHAAATTLGRRIRGVDPYPNAYEWLRVSSAVFADAIEVFERFDDQRLSFTDVTTVALTDRYDIDHVLSFDDDFDGLVDRLDPASM encoded by the coding sequence ATGAGTGTTCTCGTTGACACGGGCGTGCTATACGCGGATCACGATACCGATGCGACTCGACACGAGTCGGCTTCCCACGCTCTTGACGCAGTCTTTGACGGCCGATTTGGGCAGCCGTACGTGAGCGATTATATCTACGACGAGGTGATCACGCTGACCCTCAAACGAAGTGGCTCGCACGCTGCTGCAACGACTCTCGGACGACGTATCCGGGGGGTGGACCCGTATCCAAACGCCTACGAGTGGCTTCGTGTCTCGTCTGCCGTGTTCGCTGACGCAATCGAGGTGTTCGAACGCTTCGACGACCAGCGACTGAGCTTCACCGACGTGACGACAGTTGCGCTGACCGATCGCTACGATATCGATCACGTCTTGAGCTTTGACGATGACTTCGACGGTCTCGTCGACCGCCTTGACCCGGCGAGCATGTGA
- the nikR gene encoding nickel-responsive transcriptional regulator NikR — MSEDLDRVSLTVPPEMTDRLDEIVGDWDYSSRSEAVRDALRDFFATYDWEAGDHGHHYGTIVVVHEHEHDSDLPGQLQSIQHEHASLVTSVQHIHLSQDRCMETLVVDGTAGDIDALANELRALGGVQQVKVVVIGGSDPGHEHGHEHSAAHDEYEH; from the coding sequence ATGAGCGAGGATCTGGACCGGGTGAGCCTGACGGTACCGCCGGAGATGACCGACCGTCTCGACGAGATCGTCGGCGACTGGGACTATTCGAGCCGATCGGAGGCCGTCCGGGACGCCCTCCGTGATTTCTTTGCGACGTACGACTGGGAAGCCGGGGACCACGGACACCACTACGGGACGATCGTCGTCGTCCACGAACACGAACACGACAGCGACCTCCCCGGACAGTTACAGTCGATCCAACACGAGCACGCCAGCCTCGTCACGTCAGTTCAGCACATCCACCTCTCGCAGGACCGGTGCATGGAGACGCTCGTGGTCGACGGGACGGCCGGCGATATCGACGCGCTCGCGAACGAGCTCCGGGCGCTCGGCGGCGTCCAGCAGGTGAAAGTCGTCGTCATCGGCGGGTCCGACCCCGGCCACGAGCACGGTCACGAACACAGTGCGGCTCACGACGAGTACGAACACTGA